Part of the Aquabacterium sp. NJ1 genome, AGCCACTTCATGCGCGCATCATGCCGCGCTTCGGGCCGGTTGACGCGGCTTGTTCATCTTGCGCAACTGTTTCATCACCAGCACCTGGTAGGCCGAGCCGAACAGGCGGATCACCTTGTCGAGCTTCTTGGCGTCGTTGCCGACCAGCACGCGGCGCTCGTTGTTTTCAACGGCCTGCAGGATCTGCAGCGCGGCCGATTCGGCGGTGGTCACGTTGATCAGCTTGTTGGCGCGGCGCTTGTGGGCGTCCACGCTCTGGCCGGTGAGCTTTTCCATGACCGGGTCCACCTTGCCGGCGTTCGCGATGTTGGTGGCGATGCCGCCCGGGTGCACACAGGTGGCGCTCACGCAGGCGCCTTCCATGTCCAACTCCATGCGCAGGGCCTCGGTGAAGCCGCGCACGCCGAACTTGCTGGCGTTGTAGGCGCTTTGCGTGGGCACGGCCATCAGGCCGAACAGGCTGGAGGTGTTGATGACATGGCCTTCGCCCGACGCTTTGAGGTGCGGCAGGAAGGCCTGGGTGCCATACACCACGCCCCAGAAGTTGATGCCCATGATCCACTCGAAGTCGCTGATCTTCATGTGCTCGACGGGGGCGGTCAGCGCCACGCCGGCGTTGTTGAAGATCAGGTTGACCTTGCCGTGGTCGCGCACGACTTCGTCGGCCCAGGCGTAGACCTCGTCGCGCTTGGAGACATCCAGCTTGCGCACGGTGACGCGCACGCCATGCTGGCTGGCCAGTTCGGCCGTCTTGACCAGCTCGGCGTCGTTGACGTCGCTGATGGCCAGATTGCAGCCGCGACGGGCCAGCTCGACGGCCAGCGTGCGGCCCATGCCGGATGCGGCGCCGGTGATGGCCGCGACCTTGTTCTTGAAGTCTTTCATGGGGTCTTCCTCAGGCGATGGGTTTAAGCGGTCACGCGGGCTGTCACGTTGGTGATAAAGGCGCCGCATTCTTTCAGGGTCTGGCGGGCTTCGGGCAGCATGAGCATGGTGGGCCACACGTGGGGCATCTTGGCCTTGAGGTGCAGCTCGCTCTTGACGCCTTGTTGCTGCGCGCGTTCATGCAGGCGGGTCGAGTCAGCCAGCAGGATCTCGTGCTTGCTGGCGTGGATCATCAGGGGTGGCAGGCCCTTGAGGTCGGCAAA contains:
- a CDS encoding SDR family oxidoreductase, whose amino-acid sequence is MKDFKNKVAAITGAASGMGRTLAVELARRGCNLAISDVNDAELVKTAELASQHGVRVTVRKLDVSKRDEVYAWADEVVRDHGKVNLIFNNAGVALTAPVEHMKISDFEWIMGINFWGVVYGTQAFLPHLKASGEGHVINTSSLFGLMAVPTQSAYNASKFGVRGFTEALRMELDMEGACVSATCVHPGGIATNIANAGKVDPVMEKLTGQSVDAHKRRANKLINVTTAESAALQILQAVENNERRVLVGNDAKKLDKVIRLFGSAYQVLVMKQLRKMNKPRQPARSAA